From one Enterobacter kobei genomic stretch:
- the udp gene encoding uridine phosphorylase yields MSQSDVFHLGLTKNDLQGATLAIVPGDPERVEKIAALMDKPVKLASHREFTSWRAELDGKPVIVCSTGIGGPSTSIAVEELAQLGIRTFLRVGTTGAIQPHINVGDVLVTTASVRLDGASLHFAPMEYPAVADFACTTALVEAAKSVGATTHIGVTASSDTFYPGQERYDTFSGRVVKRYKGSMEEWQSMGVMNYEMESATLLTMCSSQGLRAGMVAGAIVNRTQQEIPNAETMKQTESHAVKIVVEAARRLL; encoded by the coding sequence ATGTCACAGTCTGATGTTTTTCACCTCGGCCTCACCAAAAATGATTTACAAGGGGCCACGCTTGCCATTGTCCCTGGCGACCCGGAGCGAGTGGAAAAGATCGCCGCGCTGATGGATAAGCCGGTTAAGCTGGCATCACACCGCGAATTCACCTCCTGGCGTGCAGAGCTGGACGGCAAGCCGGTGATCGTGTGCTCCACCGGTATCGGTGGCCCGTCTACTTCTATCGCAGTGGAAGAGCTGGCGCAGCTTGGTATCCGTACTTTCCTGCGCGTCGGTACTACCGGTGCGATCCAGCCGCATATTAACGTCGGTGACGTGCTGGTAACGACCGCGTCTGTGCGCCTTGACGGTGCCAGCCTGCACTTTGCACCGATGGAATACCCGGCAGTCGCTGATTTTGCCTGCACCACCGCGCTGGTCGAGGCGGCAAAATCCGTGGGTGCCACTACGCACATCGGCGTGACCGCCTCTTCTGACACCTTCTATCCGGGTCAGGAACGCTACGACACCTTCTCTGGCCGCGTGGTAAAACGCTATAAAGGCTCTATGGAAGAGTGGCAGTCCATGGGCGTGATGAACTACGAAATGGAATCTGCGACGCTGCTGACCATGTGCTCAAGCCAGGGTCTGCGTGCCGGTATGGTGGCAGGCGCGATCGTCAACCGTACCCAGCAAGAGATCCCGAACGCGGAAACCATGAAACAGACCGAAAGCCATGCGGTGAAAATCGTGGTGGAAGCCGCGCGTCGCCTGCTGTAG
- a CDS encoding glycoside hydrolase family 1 protein, whose translation MDKSLRFPQGFLWGGAIAANQAEGAWNVDGKGPSVADAITWKPNLSLKSYDGHLALSDENVSDALTGKNDALYPKRRGIDFYHRYKSDIALFAEMGFKVLRVSIAWSRIFPTGEDAGPNEAGLQFYDDLFRELRHYNIEPLVTLSHYEMPLALSEKYNGWVHRNVLDAFVRFSNVCFDRYKDQVRYWLTFNEIDSIHRHPFTTAGIREDKSAPGKAKQDIYQGLHHQFVASALVTRDCHAKIPGSQVGCMLTKLTTYPYSCRPEDVEATLKKNLENYFYADVQVLGEYPPLILRDLERRDIHIAMQPDDKAILKAHTVDFVSFSYYMSLAETTQPDVERTPGNTILGVKNPYLPASEWGWQIDPVGLKISLLELYDRYKKPLFIVENGLGAKDVVENGEIHDDYRIDYFRAHFAQTLAAINEGVEVMGFTTWGPIDIISAGTSQMSKRYGFIYVDQDDEGNGSLERLRKDSFWWYKKVIASNGADLD comes from the coding sequence ATGGATAAATCTCTTCGCTTTCCGCAAGGTTTTTTATGGGGCGGCGCCATTGCCGCCAATCAGGCGGAAGGTGCCTGGAACGTCGACGGCAAAGGACCATCCGTTGCCGACGCCATCACCTGGAAACCGAACCTTTCCCTGAAGAGCTATGATGGTCATTTGGCGCTGAGCGACGAAAACGTCAGTGATGCCTTGACCGGCAAAAACGATGCCCTGTACCCGAAACGGCGCGGCATCGACTTTTACCATCGTTATAAAAGCGACATCGCGCTGTTCGCCGAGATGGGCTTTAAAGTGCTGCGCGTGTCCATTGCCTGGTCGCGCATTTTCCCCACCGGTGAAGATGCCGGGCCTAACGAAGCTGGCCTGCAATTTTACGACGATCTGTTCCGCGAGCTGCGCCACTACAACATTGAACCGCTGGTGACGCTTTCGCATTATGAAATGCCGCTGGCGCTGAGCGAAAAATATAACGGCTGGGTGCACCGTAACGTGCTGGACGCCTTTGTGCGCTTCTCGAATGTCTGTTTCGACCGCTACAAAGATCAGGTGCGCTACTGGCTGACGTTTAACGAAATCGACAGCATTCATCGCCACCCCTTTACCACGGCGGGGATCCGCGAGGATAAAAGCGCGCCGGGCAAGGCGAAGCAGGACATTTATCAGGGGCTGCATCACCAGTTTGTCGCCTCGGCGCTGGTGACACGCGATTGCCACGCCAAAATCCCCGGCAGCCAGGTAGGCTGTATGCTCACTAAACTCACCACTTATCCTTACAGTTGCCGCCCGGAAGATGTAGAGGCGACGCTGAAGAAAAACCTTGAAAACTACTTCTATGCTGATGTGCAGGTGTTGGGTGAATACCCGCCGCTGATTTTGCGCGACCTCGAACGCCGCGACATTCACATCGCTATGCAGCCGGACGATAAGGCGATCCTTAAAGCACACACCGTAGATTTTGTGTCGTTCAGCTATTACATGTCCCTTGCCGAAACCACCCAGCCAGACGTCGAGCGCACGCCGGGCAACACCATTCTTGGCGTGAAGAACCCGTATCTTCCGGCGTCCGAGTGGGGCTGGCAGATCGATCCGGTAGGGCTAAAAATTTCCCTGCTGGAGCTTTACGATCGCTATAAAAAACCGCTGTTTATCGTCGAAAACGGCCTCGGGGCAAAAGATGTGGTAGAAAACGGTGAAATTCATGACGACTACCGTATCGACTATTTCCGCGCCCATTTCGCGCAGACGCTGGCGGCAATCAACGAAGGGGTGGAGGTGATGGGCTTTACCACCTGGGGGCCGATTGACATTATCAGCGCCGGAACGTCACAAATGTCCAAGCGCTATGGTTTTATCTATGTGGATCAGGATGATGAAGGGAATGGCTCGCTGGAACGTCTGCGTAAAGACTCGTTCTGGTGGTATAAGAAAGTGATCGCCAGCAACGGGGCCGACCTCGACTAA
- a CDS encoding dienelactone hydrolase family protein, whose protein sequence is MTTDKQPGFAPAASPHASTAITTADDNIVAGLTSIPSRGDNMPAYHARPAEAAGALPVVIVIQEIFGVHEHIRDLCRRLAQEGYLAVAPELYFRQGDPNEYDDIPTLFSELVSKVPDAQVLADLDHVANWAARNGGDPHRLLATGFCWGGRIAWLYAAHNPQLKAAVAWYGKLVGDKTINSPTHPVDIATELTAPVLGLYGAQDTSIPQDTVDTMRQALRAANATAEIVVYPDAGHAFNADYRPSYHAESAQDGWQRMLTWFERYGAKKS, encoded by the coding sequence ATGACCACTGACAAACAACCCGGCTTTGCCCCTGCTGCTTCGCCCCATGCATCCACTGCCATTACCACCGCCGACGACAATATCGTCGCGGGTCTGACGTCCATCCCCTCCCGGGGAGACAACATGCCTGCTTATCACGCCCGCCCGGCAGAGGCCGCCGGTGCGCTGCCGGTGGTGATCGTGATCCAGGAAATTTTTGGCGTGCATGAGCACATCCGCGATCTCTGCCGTCGCCTGGCGCAGGAAGGTTATCTTGCCGTCGCCCCGGAGCTCTATTTCCGTCAGGGCGATCCAAATGAGTATGACGATATCCCGACGCTGTTCAGCGAGCTGGTATCGAAGGTGCCGGACGCGCAGGTGCTGGCCGATCTGGATCACGTGGCGAACTGGGCCGCACGCAACGGCGGCGATCCGCATCGCCTGCTGGCGACCGGTTTTTGCTGGGGTGGTCGCATTGCCTGGCTGTACGCTGCGCATAATCCGCAGCTGAAAGCGGCGGTAGCGTGGTATGGCAAACTGGTGGGTGATAAAACCATCAACTCGCCAACACATCCGGTGGATATTGCGACTGAACTCACCGCCCCGGTGCTCGGCCTCTACGGCGCGCAAGACACCAGCATTCCGCAGGACACCGTCGACACCATGCGTCAGGCACTGCGGGCGGCTAATGCCACCGCGGAAATCGTAGTTTATCCCGATGCCGGGCATGCTTTTAACGCCGATTACCGTCCGAGCTACCACGCCGAATCCGCGCAGGATGGCTGGCAGCGTATGCTGACCTGGTTCGAACGCTACGGCGCTAAAAAAAGCTAA
- a CDS encoding MBL fold metallo-hydrolase codes for MTFRIEIISGLNQKAPAAILLSTPSQRILLDAGGALDTGSTDWAVPDNLDAILLSHDHIDHIAGLCRLPSHVPVYCSAVTARSLPARDHVQVIAVRGQFRLGELTVTTGSCGHAYGGIWFHLNVPGGLFYSGDISMESALFRFDLPPRADIALVDASYGLYDTPQSQQRAHVAGYLRQPTLCPVPPSGRAVEIALLEAQAGRLAMALDDDCRAMLMAMAEYDDGSLQTGVQASLRALYQQLPPFSVAAPLILAADPDGLAGMAGALRTQPDFYHRTLFTGHMNQRARLQWQTGEVDFCRWNVHPTRRCLQRLVMLLGCHTLAPLFTPLDDVQRWQQVLGCDILTHAIMDVAKG; via the coding sequence GTGACCTTCCGTATTGAGATCATCAGCGGACTCAACCAGAAAGCGCCCGCCGCCATTTTACTCAGCACCCCGTCGCAGCGCATTTTGCTGGATGCAGGTGGCGCGCTCGACACCGGGAGCACCGACTGGGCGGTGCCGGATAACCTGGACGCGATACTCCTGAGCCACGATCACATCGATCATATTGCCGGGCTGTGCCGTCTGCCGTCGCACGTTCCCGTGTACTGTAGCGCAGTGACGGCCCGCTCGCTGCCTGCGCGCGATCATGTCCAGGTGATTGCGGTACGTGGTCAGTTCCGGCTTGGCGAGCTTACTGTCACCACCGGCAGTTGTGGCCATGCCTACGGCGGTATCTGGTTTCATCTCAATGTGCCGGGTGGTCTGTTTTACAGCGGCGATATCAGTATGGAATCAGCGCTGTTTCGCTTCGATCTGCCACCACGCGCGGATATTGCGCTGGTTGATGCCTCCTACGGGTTGTATGACACGCCGCAATCACAGCAGCGTGCGCATGTTGCCGGGTATTTGCGTCAGCCGACCTTATGCCCGGTGCCGCCTTCAGGCCGGGCGGTGGAAATCGCGCTGCTTGAAGCGCAGGCCGGGCGGCTGGCGATGGCGCTGGACGACGACTGTCGGGCCATGCTGATGGCGATGGCGGAGTACGATGATGGCAGTTTGCAGACGGGCGTGCAGGCAAGCTTACGCGCGCTGTATCAGCAACTGCCGCCGTTTTCCGTGGCGGCCCCGCTGATCCTCGCCGCCGATCCTGACGGACTCGCTGGCATGGCCGGGGCATTACGCACGCAGCCGGATTTTTACCATCGCACTCTTTTTACCGGTCACATGAACCAGCGCGCCCGCCTGCAATGGCAGACTGGCGAGGTGGACTTTTGCCGCTGGAACGTTCACCCGACGCGCCGCTGTTTGCAACGCCTGGTGATGTTACTCGGCTGTCATACGCTGGCTCCGCTGTTTACGCCTCTTGATGACGTGCAGCGCTGGCAGCAGGTTCTGGGCTGCGACATCCTCACCCACGCCATCATGGACGTTGCGAAGGGATAA
- the rmuC gene encoding DNA recombination protein RmuC: MDISILLSVAAALLGGVLLGWLAMKSRADQLRADLLEERRELDIELSAARQQLTQHQHWRDECELLNNELRSLREINTSLEADLREVTTRLESTQLHAEDKIRQMINSEQRLSEQFENLANRIFEQSNRRVDEQNRQSLGSLLTPLREQLDGFRRQVQDSFGQEARERHTLAHEIRNLQQLNAQMAQEAVNLTRALKGDNKTQGNWGEVVLTRVLEASGLRHGYEYETQVSIETETRARMQPDVIVRLPQGKDVVIDAKMTLVAYERYFNADDEYTRESALQEHLVSVRNHIRLLGRKDYQQLPGLRSLDYVLMFIPVEPAFLLALDRQPELINEALKNNIMLVSPTTLLVALRTIANLWRYEHQSRNAQKIADRASRLYDKMRLFVDDMSAIGQGLDKAQDNYRQAMKKLTSGRGNLLAQAEAFRGLGVEVKREINPDLAEQATAQDEEFRLRAGALSAEESQEDNELATRDAVNDSPEHVSQGG, from the coding sequence GTGGATATTTCAATACTGTTAAGCGTGGCGGCGGCGCTGCTGGGTGGCGTACTGCTTGGGTGGTTAGCCATGAAATCACGCGCCGACCAGCTACGGGCCGATCTGCTGGAAGAACGACGCGAACTGGATATTGAACTGAGTGCGGCCAGACAGCAGCTCACGCAACATCAGCACTGGCGCGACGAGTGCGAATTGCTGAATAACGAACTGCGCAGCCTGCGGGAGATTAACACCTCGCTGGAGGCTGATCTGCGTGAAGTCACCACCCGCCTTGAATCCACCCAACTGCATGCGGAAGATAAAATCCGCCAGATGATCAACAGCGAACAGCGCCTTAGCGAGCAGTTCGAAAACCTCGCCAACCGTATTTTTGAACAGAGCAACCGCCGGGTGGATGAGCAGAACCGCCAGAGCCTCGGCAGTTTGCTGACGCCGCTGCGCGAACAGCTGGATGGCTTTCGCCGTCAGGTGCAGGACAGTTTCGGGCAGGAGGCGCGCGAGCGGCATACGCTGGCGCATGAGATCCGCAATCTTCAGCAACTGAACGCGCAAATGGCACAGGAAGCGGTGAACCTTACCCGCGCCCTGAAAGGCGATAACAAAACCCAGGGCAACTGGGGCGAAGTGGTGCTGACCCGCGTACTGGAAGCGTCCGGCTTACGGCATGGCTATGAGTATGAAACCCAGGTCAGCATTGAAACCGAAACACGTGCGCGTATGCAGCCTGATGTCATCGTGCGGCTGCCGCAGGGCAAAGATGTGGTCATTGACGCCAAAATGACGCTGGTGGCCTACGAGCGCTATTTTAACGCCGACGACGAGTACACCCGCGAAAGCGCGCTACAGGAACATCTTGTCTCAGTGCGTAATCACATCCGTCTGCTGGGCCGCAAGGATTACCAGCAACTGCCGGGACTGCGATCGCTCGACTACGTGCTGATGTTTATCCCCGTTGAACCGGCGTTTTTACTGGCGCTGGATCGGCAGCCGGAGCTGATCAACGAAGCGCTGAAAAACAACATCATGCTGGTCAGCCCCACCACGCTGCTGGTGGCGCTGCGCACGATTGCCAATCTCTGGCGTTACGAACATCAAAGTCGCAACGCCCAGAAGATCGCCGACCGTGCCAGCCGCCTGTACGACAAAATGCGCCTGTTTGTGGATGATATGTCGGCCATCGGCCAGGGGCTGGATAAAGCGCAGGATAACTACCGGCAAGCGATGAAAAAATTGACGTCCGGACGCGGCAATTTGCTGGCGCAGGCCGAGGCGTTTCGCGGCCTGGGCGTGGAGGTGAAACGCGAGATTAATCCGGATTTAGCTGAACAGGCTACCGCTCAGGACGAGGAGTTTCGTTTGCGGGCTGGTGCGCTGAGTGCAGAAGAATCTCAGGAAGACAATGAATTAGCGACGCGGGACGCGGTTAATGACAGCCCGGAGCACGTGTCGCAAGGCGGTTGA
- a CDS encoding beta-glucoside-specific PTS transporter subunit IIABC, producing the protein MNHLQTALDIIAHVGGAENIAHIEHCSTRLRLSLHDNANVDQPALESLPGVLGVRVNVQCQVIIGHEVIQVYEAVRSLVGAPQHATPSESNNVSRGAKIVDFVIGVFQPLVPAIAGGGVLKSLLLLLDLMGWLTRDSSTYKVLDNIGSAPLYFLPVLVAITTAMKLKVNVLVAVSAVSVMVLPAMSKQLAEGAAFLSFDLQNVAYASQVFPAILCVLFYAQTEKLFNRYSPGALRIFLSPMLSLLVTVPVTLLILGPLGYELGAGLATVILWLYGKLGFVATGLLAAALPFMVAAGMHKPMLPYAVASMSQFGREMLYLPASLAHNIAESGACFAIALKSKDKALKSTAISAGISALFGITEPALYGVTLLHKKALYSVIAGSVVGGAFIGWMAIEAFALVGPGLASISMFVSPTNPMNILWAFAGGGLSFAIAFLAALLLWRDHTPQAADRQFEFAPPVEGKSVPLESVADDVFSKRIMGDGIAIIPSQGILRAPASGTIMNVFDTGHAVSLLTDDGVELIFHIGIDTIKLNGQGFHPQVSEGQHVSTGDLLVRFDLDAIVAAGFDPVVMMIVTNSERFAIAPAAQPTHPHIIMTLKESV; encoded by the coding sequence ATGAATCACTTGCAGACTGCCCTGGATATCATCGCCCACGTTGGGGGCGCAGAAAATATTGCCCATATTGAACACTGCTCCACGCGATTACGTCTTAGCCTGCACGATAACGCCAACGTGGATCAACCCGCGCTGGAAAGTCTTCCCGGCGTGCTGGGTGTGCGCGTTAACGTGCAGTGCCAGGTGATCATCGGCCACGAGGTTATCCAGGTTTACGAAGCGGTGAGATCGCTGGTGGGTGCGCCGCAACATGCCACACCGTCGGAAAGCAACAACGTCAGCCGCGGCGCAAAGATAGTGGATTTCGTGATTGGTGTCTTTCAACCGCTGGTACCTGCCATCGCGGGCGGCGGTGTCCTGAAATCATTACTGCTATTGCTGGATCTGATGGGCTGGCTGACGCGGGATTCCTCCACCTATAAAGTGCTGGATAACATTGGTTCCGCGCCGCTCTATTTCCTGCCTGTTCTCGTTGCCATTACCACGGCCATGAAGCTGAAGGTGAACGTGCTGGTGGCCGTATCGGCGGTGTCGGTGATGGTGCTGCCCGCCATGTCGAAGCAGCTGGCGGAAGGCGCGGCATTTTTATCCTTCGATTTGCAGAACGTCGCCTACGCCTCGCAGGTTTTCCCGGCGATCCTTTGCGTCCTGTTTTATGCGCAGACGGAAAAGCTTTTTAACCGCTACTCCCCCGGCGCGCTGCGTATTTTCCTCTCGCCAATGCTGTCACTGCTGGTCACCGTACCCGTCACGCTGCTGATTTTAGGCCCGCTGGGTTACGAACTGGGAGCCGGACTGGCCACGGTGATCTTATGGCTCTACGGCAAACTGGGGTTTGTGGCGACGGGTCTGCTGGCGGCGGCGTTACCCTTTATGGTGGCTGCGGGAATGCACAAACCCATGCTGCCCTACGCCGTGGCGTCGATGAGCCAGTTTGGCCGTGAGATGCTCTACCTGCCCGCTTCGCTGGCGCATAACATCGCCGAATCCGGTGCCTGTTTTGCTATCGCCTTAAAAAGCAAAGACAAGGCCCTGAAATCCACGGCGATTTCCGCCGGGATCTCTGCCCTGTTCGGCATTACGGAGCCGGCGCTTTACGGCGTCACGTTGCTGCATAAAAAAGCGCTCTACAGCGTGATTGCCGGCAGCGTTGTCGGTGGTGCGTTTATCGGCTGGATGGCGATTGAAGCCTTCGCGCTGGTCGGCCCCGGGCTTGCCAGCATTTCCATGTTCGTCTCACCAACCAATCCCATGAATATTCTCTGGGCCTTTGCCGGTGGCGGCCTGTCATTCGCCATTGCCTTTCTCGCCGCGCTGCTGCTGTGGCGGGATCACACCCCGCAGGCCGCTGATCGTCAGTTTGAGTTTGCGCCGCCGGTGGAAGGGAAATCTGTTCCGCTGGAAAGCGTCGCGGACGATGTGTTCTCAAAACGCATTATGGGCGATGGCATCGCCATTATTCCCTCGCAGGGCATACTGCGCGCGCCCGCCAGCGGCACCATCATGAACGTTTTTGACACCGGCCATGCGGTCAGTCTGCTGACCGATGACGGCGTGGAGCTGATTTTTCATATCGGCATCGACACCATCAAACTTAACGGCCAGGGCTTTCACCCGCAGGTGAGCGAAGGCCAGCACGTCAGCACCGGCGATCTGCTGGTCCGTTTTGATCTCGATGCCATCGTGGCGGCCGGATTCGATCCGGTGGTGATGATGATCGTCACTAACAGCGAACGCTTTGCCATCGCGCCTGCCGCACAACCCACTCATCCTCATATCATCATGACGTTAAAGGAGTCCGTGTAA
- a CDS encoding PRD domain-containing protein, whose protein sequence is MITVKKSLNNSMLLVDYDQQEMILFGKGIGFGSKPGELIDIAQVEKIFLPLADLKSRHFLSLTDTIPAAFFELTHDIITQIQQSYVEKLNAVLFFTLAEHLWFAVERCRKDQPFFNKLSWEVKRYYQKEYQLGQQAMQQVNARFAVTLPDDEAVNIAFHIINATGSSEHASAHQQVELVNRIAEIVRYKLNKNLDISSVNYNRFITHLRYFAERVLAGNVTANDTDDFYQELLRYRPQAMNVAWAIRDYVQDKYQLMLPKDELTWLSIHISRLMEGAG, encoded by the coding sequence GTGATAACAGTAAAAAAGTCGCTGAACAACAGTATGCTGCTGGTCGACTATGACCAGCAGGAGATGATCCTGTTCGGTAAGGGCATCGGGTTTGGCAGCAAACCCGGCGAGCTTATCGACATTGCGCAGGTGGAGAAGATTTTCCTGCCGCTGGCGGATCTGAAGTCCCGGCACTTTTTATCGCTGACCGACACTATTCCTGCGGCTTTTTTTGAGCTGACCCACGACATCATTACGCAGATCCAGCAGTCATATGTGGAAAAGCTTAACGCCGTGCTGTTTTTTACCCTCGCCGAGCACCTGTGGTTCGCCGTGGAGCGCTGCCGTAAAGACCAGCCCTTTTTCAACAAACTAAGCTGGGAAGTGAAGCGTTATTATCAAAAAGAGTATCAGTTAGGTCAGCAGGCAATGCAGCAGGTCAACGCCCGTTTTGCCGTCACGCTGCCGGATGATGAGGCGGTGAATATCGCCTTTCATATCATCAACGCCACGGGCAGCAGCGAGCATGCCAGCGCGCATCAGCAGGTGGAACTGGTCAACCGCATCGCAGAGATCGTGCGCTATAAGCTCAACAAAAACCTCGACATCAGCTCGGTAAACTACAACCGCTTTATTACCCACCTGCGCTACTTTGCCGAGCGGGTGCTGGCCGGTAACGTCACCGCCAACGACACCGATGATTTTTATCAGGAGCTGCTGCGCTATCGCCCGCAGGCCATGAACGTGGCCTGGGCGATCCGCGACTATGTGCAGGATAAATATCAGTTGATGCTGCCAAAAGATGAACTGACCTGGCTGAGTATCCACATCAGCCGGTTAATGGAAGGCGCGGGATAA
- a CDS encoding ABC transporter ATP-binding protein: MAELKLEGLSKTFGEQSVVCDLNLTIPQGAFTALLGPSGCGKTTTLRILAGLEHLSRGQLWLGDRLLADEKIHLPPEVRNMGMVFQSYALWPHMTVAENVGYPLKLKKVQGAARQKLVMAALEVVELGAYADRSPQALSGGQRQRVALARCLVSEPQVVLLDEPLANLDRHLRATMEQTFREFHRRTGATFVYVTHDQAEAMALASHIAVMHKGKLMQWGTPQGLYQHPHSAWVARFIGKGSVLDVTAQPDEQQLSGGDLHRGLSAGAAGPRQHVLVRPEHVEVAQDGLYAEVESCIYQGERYLLALRLADGQQLTAFHPSPLEAQQAVAVRLHRGWRLEAA, from the coding sequence ATGGCAGAACTGAAACTGGAGGGGCTTAGCAAAACCTTCGGCGAACAGAGCGTGGTTTGCGATCTGAACCTTACTATTCCGCAGGGCGCGTTTACGGCATTGCTCGGGCCGAGCGGCTGTGGAAAAACCACGACGCTGCGTATTCTGGCCGGGCTTGAGCATCTGAGCCGCGGGCAATTATGGCTCGGCGATCGCCTGCTGGCGGATGAAAAAATCCATCTCCCGCCGGAGGTGCGCAATATGGGGATGGTGTTTCAGTCCTATGCCCTGTGGCCGCATATGACGGTAGCGGAAAACGTTGGCTATCCGTTAAAACTGAAAAAAGTGCAGGGCGCGGCGCGGCAGAAACTGGTGATGGCGGCGCTGGAGGTGGTGGAGCTGGGAGCCTATGCCGACCGTTCCCCGCAGGCATTAAGCGGCGGGCAACGTCAGCGGGTGGCGCTGGCGCGCTGTCTGGTGTCGGAGCCGCAGGTGGTGTTACTCGACGAACCGCTGGCTAACCTCGACCGGCATCTGCGCGCCACCATGGAGCAGACGTTCCGCGAATTTCATCGTCGCACCGGCGCGACCTTTGTCTATGTGACGCACGATCAGGCTGAAGCCATGGCGCTGGCAAGCCATATAGCGGTAATGCATAAAGGGAAACTGATGCAGTGGGGCACACCGCAGGGGCTGTATCAACATCCTCATAGTGCCTGGGTCGCGCGCTTTATCGGTAAAGGCAGTGTGCTGGATGTCACGGCTCAGCCTGACGAACAACAGCTTAGCGGCGGTGACTTGCACCGGGGGTTAAGCGCCGGTGCTGCGGGGCCGCGTCAGCACGTGTTGGTGCGTCCGGAGCACGTTGAAGTGGCGCAGGACGGCCTGTATGCCGAGGTGGAGAGTTGCATTTATCAGGGCGAGCGTTACCTGCTGGCGCTGCGTCTGGCGGACGGTCAGCAACTGACCGCGTTTCACCCTTCGCCGCTGGAGGCGCAGCAAGCGGTGGCGGTACGGTTGCATCGGGGCTGGCGTCTGGAGGCGGCGTGA